A region from the Tsuneonella mangrovi genome encodes:
- a CDS encoding (2Fe-2S)-binding protein: MQITINGKKQAVEADPSTPLLWVVREHLGMTGTKFGCGAGLCGACTVHLDGEAVRSCQTPLAMADGKQVTTIEGLAEPDGTLHKLQQAWIDAQVPQCGYCQSGQLMSAAALLRETPNPTDADIDAAMSGNICRCGAYGRIRKAIKAAAAVKTAPVAAKAEG, from the coding sequence ATGCAAATCACGATCAACGGCAAAAAGCAGGCGGTCGAGGCCGATCCATCCACCCCGCTCCTGTGGGTGGTGCGCGAGCATTTGGGGATGACGGGCACCAAGTTCGGTTGCGGCGCAGGATTGTGCGGTGCCTGCACTGTGCACCTTGACGGCGAAGCGGTCCGCTCTTGCCAGACGCCGCTGGCAATGGCCGACGGTAAGCAGGTCACCACGATCGAGGGACTGGCCGAGCCTGACGGTACGCTGCACAAGTTGCAGCAAGCGTGGATTGACGCGCAGGTGCCGCAATGCGGCTATTGCCAATCGGGCCAGTTGATGAGTGCGGCGGCGCTGCTGCGCGAAACGCCCAACCCGACCGACGCGGATATTGACGCGGCGATGAGCGGGAACATCTGCCGCTGCGGCGCCTATGGCCGTATCCGCAAGGCAATCAAGGCAGCTGCGGCGGTCAAGACCGCCCCGGTCGCCGCGAAGGCGGAGGGCTGA
- a CDS encoding xanthine dehydrogenase family protein molybdopterin-binding subunit: MGKWTRRGFIGAGVLTGGALVVGVAVRPDNPIGEVREDVASGPGEQLVNAWVKVDKDNTVTAIVPHCEMGQGAHTALAQMLADEMDADWSKVAVMQAPADGFYVVPDTAREFVAKWSVDAPNWLEPTYNGLFTKVARLADAMITGGSSSVRTTGQHTMRIAGAAARHMLVAAAADEWNVPASEIVASNSLLTHQPSGKTATYGDFAEAASKQHMPQTPPLKDVSQYKLMGRPLQRLDIPAKVNGSAKFGIDAQIAGQALKYAAIRQPPVPGAKIASVSSADAEKMAGVHKVLNLDDFVAVVADSYWQAQQALNAVETTYSKTDDDGLDSAGLYARFSKTLDDAGDSGGKSLRDDGDANDAFAKASKKVTAEYRVPFLAHAAMEPMNCTAWAQSDKCEVWTSTQVPLMARTAIAKALDLSKEDVIVNQLYLGGAFGRRLESDYPVQAARVSKAIGAPVKLIWSREEDTQHDFYRPADISRFSAGIDAAGKPVSWNNAFTQLNDPPGSWDVAHYDIPNVLVRHAKAGLHLRFGSLRSVDHSQQGFFIESFIDELAHAAGQDPFEYRRTLLAKSPRHKAVLERVAQMAGWGTAPAKGTARGIALVPSFGTIVAEVAQVTLENGVPRVTNVWCCADAGYVMNPDGFAAQMEGGINYGLSAALHSQVTLKDGAVEQANFDTFPVLRMNEAPDIAVDFINGNSRVLGGAGEPGLPPIAPAVTNAIFALTGKRIRELPILAHLA; encoded by the coding sequence ATGGGCAAGTGGACACGGCGCGGGTTCATCGGTGCGGGCGTCCTGACCGGGGGCGCACTGGTGGTCGGGGTCGCGGTGCGGCCGGACAATCCGATCGGCGAAGTGCGCGAAGATGTCGCGAGCGGGCCGGGCGAGCAGCTGGTCAACGCATGGGTCAAGGTCGACAAGGACAACACCGTCACCGCCATCGTCCCGCATTGCGAGATGGGGCAGGGCGCGCACACCGCGCTAGCGCAGATGCTGGCCGACGAAATGGACGCCGACTGGTCGAAGGTCGCGGTGATGCAGGCTCCGGCCGACGGGTTCTATGTCGTGCCCGACACTGCGCGCGAATTCGTCGCCAAATGGTCGGTCGATGCGCCGAACTGGCTCGAGCCGACCTACAACGGGCTGTTCACCAAGGTTGCGCGGCTGGCCGATGCGATGATCACTGGCGGCAGCTCTTCGGTGCGCACCACCGGGCAGCACACGATGCGGATCGCCGGTGCGGCGGCGCGGCACATGCTGGTCGCGGCGGCGGCTGACGAATGGAATGTGCCCGCAAGCGAGATTGTCGCCAGCAACTCGCTGCTGACCCACCAGCCGAGCGGCAAGACCGCAACTTATGGCGATTTTGCAGAGGCTGCGTCGAAGCAGCACATGCCGCAAACCCCGCCGCTCAAGGATGTTTCGCAGTACAAGCTGATGGGGCGTCCGCTCCAACGGCTCGACATCCCGGCCAAGGTCAACGGCAGCGCGAAGTTCGGGATTGATGCGCAGATCGCCGGGCAGGCTCTCAAGTATGCCGCGATCAGGCAACCTCCGGTTCCCGGGGCCAAGATCGCGTCGGTTAGCTCCGCGGATGCCGAGAAGATGGCGGGCGTCCACAAAGTGCTCAACCTCGACGATTTCGTCGCGGTGGTGGCGGACAGCTACTGGCAGGCGCAGCAAGCGCTCAATGCGGTCGAGACGACCTACTCCAAGACCGACGATGACGGGCTCGACAGCGCGGGGCTCTACGCGCGGTTTTCCAAGACGCTCGATGATGCCGGAGACAGCGGCGGCAAATCGCTGCGCGACGATGGCGATGCCAACGATGCTTTCGCCAAGGCTTCGAAGAAGGTCACGGCCGAGTACCGCGTTCCGTTCCTCGCCCATGCGGCGATGGAGCCGATGAATTGCACCGCCTGGGCGCAGAGTGACAAGTGCGAGGTGTGGACCAGCACGCAGGTGCCGCTGATGGCGCGCACCGCGATCGCCAAGGCGCTCGACCTTTCGAAGGAAGACGTGATCGTCAACCAGCTCTACCTCGGCGGCGCGTTCGGGCGGCGGCTCGAGTCAGACTATCCGGTGCAGGCCGCACGCGTATCCAAGGCGATCGGCGCGCCGGTCAAGCTGATCTGGTCGCGCGAGGAAGACACCCAGCACGATTTCTACCGCCCTGCCGACATCAGCCGCTTCTCTGCCGGGATCGACGCTGCGGGCAAGCCGGTCAGCTGGAACAATGCGTTCACCCAGCTCAACGACCCGCCCGGATCGTGGGACGTGGCGCACTACGACATACCCAACGTGTTGGTCCGCCATGCCAAGGCGGGCCTGCACTTGCGTTTCGGCAGCTTGCGCTCGGTCGATCACAGCCAGCAGGGCTTCTTCATCGAGAGCTTCATCGACGAGCTGGCGCACGCCGCAGGGCAGGACCCGTTCGAATACCGCCGCACTCTCCTCGCCAAGTCGCCGCGCCACAAGGCGGTGCTCGAGCGGGTTGCGCAGATGGCAGGATGGGGCACCGCTCCGGCCAAGGGTACCGCGCGCGGGATCGCGCTGGTCCCGTCATTCGGGACGATCGTGGCCGAAGTCGCCCAAGTGACGCTTGAAAACGGAGTGCCGCGCGTGACGAACGTGTGGTGCTGCGCCGATGCCGGCTACGTGATGAACCCCGACGGCTTCGCCGCGCAAATGGAGGGCGGGATCAACTACGGGCTCAGCGCCGCGCTCCACAGCCAGGTGACGCTGAAGGACGGCGCGGTCGAGCAAGCCAATTTCGATACTTTCCCGGTCCTACGGATGAACGAAGCACCCGATATCGCAGTCGATTTCATCAACGGAAACAGCAGGGTACTGGGCGGAGCGGGGGAGCCGGGCCTGCCTCCGATCGCGCCGGCGGTGACCAACGCGATCTTCGCGCTGACCGGCAAGCGTATCCGCGAGCTGCCGATACTGGCGCATTTGGCATAA
- a CDS encoding Crp/Fnr family transcriptional regulator, producing MARSESEFLDDALSSSPIFGLLPPEERAAFGKTASRIHCRERTVLAGYEVSPDSLYLVAAGQIELTAHSFGGSEVTIAAIGPGNWATWLAIYDDSPLSHAIVAAPGTRLFALPTRAVRNAVATTPECYPEIIRQVGNRFRSLLDWVENSALADRERRLAHLLLVLADTSGGDSRTVFLTRERIAQLMGCSRQTLHDTFGKLAARGLAKSQYSRVTLPDRAALQAFARSGD from the coding sequence ATGGCTCGATCCGAATCGGAATTCCTCGACGACGCGCTCTCTTCGTCACCTATCTTCGGGCTTCTCCCACCCGAGGAGCGCGCCGCGTTTGGCAAAACCGCTTCGCGCATCCACTGCCGCGAACGCACCGTGCTGGCGGGCTACGAGGTCAGTCCCGACTCACTCTACCTTGTGGCTGCCGGACAGATCGAGCTGACCGCGCACTCCTTTGGCGGGTCGGAAGTCACTATCGCAGCGATCGGCCCGGGGAACTGGGCAACCTGGCTGGCGATCTACGACGATAGCCCGCTCAGCCATGCAATCGTCGCGGCACCCGGAACCCGCCTGTTCGCGCTGCCGACCCGCGCAGTGAGGAATGCAGTTGCAACGACCCCCGAATGCTATCCGGAGATCATCAGGCAAGTAGGCAACCGCTTCCGCTCGCTGCTCGACTGGGTCGAAAATTCTGCGCTGGCCGATCGCGAACGTCGCCTTGCACACTTGTTGCTGGTGCTTGCAGACACCAGCGGCGGCGACAGCCGGACGGTGTTCCTGACCCGCGAACGCATCGCGCAGTTGATGGGCTGTTCGCGCCAGACGTTGCACGACACTTTCGGCAAGCTTGCGGCGCGGGGTCTGGCCAAGTCGCAATACAGCCGGGTGACACTGCCAGATCGGGCGGCGTTGCAGGCGTTTGCCCGCAGCGGCGACTGA
- a CDS encoding SulP family inorganic anion transporter — protein MKPKILTTLQDYSLRQFGADALAGVTVALVALPLSIAIAIASGAEPAAGLITAVVAGFTISALGGSRVQIGGPTGAFIVVVYGVIHDHGYAGLLLATLMAGVILLVAGFMRAGRLIRHVPETVVEGFTIGIAVVIAISQVKDLAGMTGAALPADFVPKIEGLWAMRGSIDPAALATGVGTVAAILILRRFAPRIPWLVLVVAFASVIAAIALPSVVTVAGRYGALPHGLPPPHLPPIGLELAIDLLPSALTIAFLAGIESLLSAIVADRMFGGAHRSNAELIAQGAANIVSPLFGGLPATGAIARTATNVNAGGRTPVAGMAHALVVLLAMMLIAPLAGALALPALAGLLVVTAWTMSEPYRWKERLKLPRADLGLLLLTAAMTVLANLTLAIAVGTMLGLALRLSRGEIEAPRWHTPFRWGGRGKLDKE, from the coding sequence ATGAAGCCGAAGATTCTCACGACACTGCAGGACTATTCGCTCCGCCAGTTCGGTGCCGATGCTCTTGCCGGGGTAACCGTTGCGCTGGTAGCGCTGCCGCTCAGCATTGCTATCGCGATCGCTTCGGGGGCCGAACCTGCCGCAGGACTGATTACCGCGGTCGTGGCCGGGTTCACCATTTCCGCGCTCGGTGGCAGCCGGGTGCAGATCGGCGGACCGACCGGCGCGTTCATCGTCGTCGTTTACGGAGTGATCCACGATCACGGATATGCCGGTTTGTTGCTGGCGACCTTGATGGCGGGCGTGATATTGCTGGTCGCGGGCTTCATGCGCGCCGGCCGGTTGATCCGCCATGTTCCCGAAACGGTGGTTGAAGGCTTCACTATCGGGATCGCCGTGGTCATCGCGATCAGTCAGGTGAAGGACCTTGCGGGGATGACCGGGGCGGCGCTTCCGGCTGATTTCGTTCCCAAGATCGAGGGACTGTGGGCGATGCGCGGATCGATCGATCCGGCGGCGCTGGCCACGGGGGTAGGCACCGTCGCGGCGATCCTTATCCTGCGGCGGTTTGCCCCGCGTATTCCGTGGCTGGTGCTGGTAGTAGCGTTTGCAAGTGTCATTGCGGCCATCGCGCTGCCTTCGGTCGTGACGGTCGCTGGGCGCTACGGTGCGCTGCCCCACGGCTTACCGCCACCCCACCTGCCGCCCATCGGCCTCGAACTGGCGATCGACCTGCTTCCGTCTGCGCTGACGATCGCGTTCCTAGCCGGGATCGAATCCCTGCTTTCGGCGATCGTGGCTGACAGGATGTTCGGCGGTGCACACCGTTCGAACGCGGAACTGATCGCGCAGGGCGCGGCCAATATCGTGTCTCCCCTGTTCGGTGGGCTCCCGGCAACCGGCGCGATTGCCCGCACGGCGACCAACGTCAACGCGGGCGGGCGCACTCCTGTGGCAGGGATGGCACATGCCCTGGTGGTGCTTCTGGCAATGATGCTGATTGCTCCATTGGCGGGCGCGCTGGCGCTCCCCGCGCTGGCCGGCCTGCTGGTGGTCACGGCATGGACCATGAGCGAGCCTTATCGCTGGAAAGAACGCCTCAAGCTCCCGCGCGCCGATCTTGGCTTGTTGCTGCTGACAGCTGCGATGACGGTGCTTGCAAACCTCACTCTCGCGATCGCTGTCGGCACGATGCTGGGGCTTGCGCTGCGGCTGTCGCGCGGGGAGATCGAGGCTCCGCGCTGGCATACCCCGTTTCGATGGGGAGGGCGCGGAAAGTTGGACAAGGAGTAG
- the rimO gene encoding 30S ribosomal protein S12 methylthiotransferase RimO, with protein MSESGNQSIPDQKRVGMVSLGCPKALVDSERILTKLRADGYAMSPDYAGADVVLVNTCGFLDSAKEESLSAIGEAIAENGRVIVTGCMGEEADTIRARFPQVLAVTGAHQYEQVVEAVHEAAPPSQGPFVDLVPQPDVKLTPRHYSYLKISEGCNHSCAFCIIPQLRGKLASRRVDAVLREAEKLVAAGTKELLVISQDTSAYGVDTRHESRTWKGREVRAHMTDLARELGQLRTAEGNTPWVRLHYVYPYPHVDAVIPLMGEGLLTPYLDIPFQHASPKVLKAMKRPANEAKVLERIKAWRAIAPDLTIRSSFVVGFPGETEEDFAYLLDWLEEARLDRVGAFRFEPVEGAAANALPDPVPEAVKEERYTRLMEVTERISAAKLAAKVGRTLPVIIDEVGEPDEDGDIGATGRSQADAPEIDGQVFLRNVPATLATGEIVDVTIEDADAHDLFGAIA; from the coding sequence CAATCGATCCCCGACCAGAAGCGCGTCGGCATGGTCAGCCTCGGCTGCCCCAAGGCGCTGGTCGATTCCGAACGCATCCTGACCAAGCTGCGCGCCGACGGTTACGCGATGAGCCCCGATTACGCCGGGGCTGACGTGGTGCTGGTCAACACCTGCGGTTTCCTCGACAGTGCGAAGGAAGAAAGCCTCTCCGCCATCGGCGAAGCGATCGCCGAAAACGGCCGCGTGATCGTGACCGGATGCATGGGCGAGGAAGCCGACACGATCCGCGCGCGCTTCCCGCAAGTGCTCGCGGTGACGGGTGCACACCAGTACGAGCAGGTCGTCGAAGCCGTCCACGAAGCCGCTCCGCCCAGCCAGGGGCCCTTCGTCGACCTGGTTCCTCAACCGGACGTGAAACTCACACCCAGGCACTACAGCTACCTCAAGATAAGCGAGGGCTGTAACCACTCGTGCGCGTTCTGCATCATCCCCCAGCTGCGCGGGAAGCTCGCGAGCCGCCGCGTCGATGCGGTGCTGCGCGAAGCGGAAAAGCTGGTCGCCGCGGGCACAAAGGAGCTGCTGGTCATAAGTCAGGATACCAGCGCCTATGGTGTCGATACCCGACACGAGAGCCGCACGTGGAAGGGACGCGAGGTCCGCGCCCATATGACCGACCTTGCGCGCGAACTCGGCCAGCTACGAACCGCAGAGGGTAATACTCCGTGGGTGCGGCTGCACTACGTCTATCCCTACCCTCACGTCGATGCAGTGATCCCGCTGATGGGCGAAGGGCTGCTCACACCCTATCTCGACATCCCGTTCCAGCACGCCAGCCCGAAAGTGCTCAAGGCAATGAAGCGTCCGGCGAACGAAGCGAAGGTGCTCGAACGGATCAAGGCATGGCGCGCGATCGCGCCCGACCTGACGATCCGCTCGAGCTTCGTGGTCGGATTTCCGGGAGAGACCGAGGAAGACTTCGCTTACCTCCTCGACTGGCTCGAGGAAGCCCGGCTCGACCGCGTGGGCGCGTTCCGGTTCGAACCGGTCGAAGGCGCGGCAGCCAATGCCCTGCCCGATCCGGTGCCCGAAGCAGTGAAGGAAGAACGCTACACCCGGTTGATGGAAGTGACCGAGCGGATCAGCGCTGCCAAGCTCGCCGCCAAGGTCGGGCGCACGCTGCCGGTCATCATCGACGAAGTCGGCGAGCCCGACGAGGACGGCGACATCGGCGCGACCGGACGCAGCCAGGCGGATGCGCCGGAGATCGACGGGCAGGTGTTCCTGCGCAATGTGCCCGCTACGCTTGCGACGGGTGAAATCGTCGATGTGACGATCGAAGACGCCGACGCGCACGACCTGTTCGGGGCAATCGCCTGA